The DNA segment CTGCTGTTCCTCCTgtttctgctgctgctgctgctgctgcttgaGCATCAACAACTTGTCTAACAATGACAATTGCTGCGGTCCTCCTAGTGCTGCCTGAGACTGTAGCTGCATCAAGTACTGTTGTTGCAATAGATTTAACAACTGTGGATCTTGAACGCCAGATGAAAGTAGCTTCTCAGTAGCCAAAATGTTGGAAGTATTATCCATGGCTTGGCCTAGTAAGTTGGTCATAGGTGGACTCTGCGGGTGTAGCCTTTGTTGTTGCATTCCAAATGCAGATTGAGGGGGCATACTCTGACCTTGATGCATGTCCATCCTTTCCTGTAGCGATTCTAATCCCCCTTGGACGGGGAAATTAGACCATCCACTAACACCGCTACTAATGCCAGCTGATCTGTCTGGTACACCCTGAAGTAGAGACATTAAATCAACATTCTGATTATGGGGCTGCTGACGAACATGTTCAGCCATAAAAGGCAGTTTTGAATGAGGCAAAGGATCCTGAACATTATCCACATTTGGAACAACAGATGGTGCATCTCTCCCAGGCCAAAGAGGAAAGGGCTTTGGTAGAGATCTCTGCCTCTCAAGAGACATCTTTTTAGCCAAGAGATACAGATTATCTCCACTTTCAGATACAATAGGAGGAACGGCACCAGTACTATTTGCAGCATAAGCCGGAATGCCTGCCGAGCAAGAAAAGCAATAACAAAGCATCAGTTGAATATTAAGGAAcatcttttcaatttttgaagctTCAATTATTGAAACAAAATATGAGCATAGAAAACAATCATGCAAAATTGTAGAGGAATACTACTGAAAAATAACATCCAAACTAACCTTCAGACTGAGCAAACTTGTCAAGCGGTGCATGGCTCACTTTGCCAGACATCAGCGATTCCAAGAATCTATTCTCAGCCTCTGTTGCTGAATGCTTGTAATTCAGTTCTGTCTTTACCTTATCAATCTCAGTTGAACCTGCATGAAGTTTTGTGAAGCTGCTCAGGTTCAACCCCCCTGGAGCATCTGCATTTGGCTTTGGTGCTCCAAATCCAGGTGGTGGCCGAGCCTTAGCACGCAAGTGGGGCATAACATCCCCCAGCAGAGAAAATGGTGAATCAGGCGGTGCAGCAGCTAATCGAACTTGCAAATCTATGCCAAAATATCCAGCCTCAAACCATCCAATAATATCACTACCTGAGAAAGGACCTTGAATAGCACCTTGTGGATCTTTGTATAATAGAACTAGGTCCTCCGGAGATGACTGTGAAAGTTTCCTCGTTTCCAACTCTTTGTCCATGACTGCAGACAATTGCCTTTTGAGAACAGTATCTCCAAACTGCCATTTGGATCCTTCATCTTTGGCATAAGATGGATCTGTGAAATCTCTTTCCCATTCTGTATTCTTATCCTTCTGGCTCTGTAGCCAGCCAATGTCAGATGTTTTTGGCCTGACATCGGATGGCCTTTCCCTAGCATCATTAGCCACCATATGTGAACGTGCACCAATTGAAGGAGACCGCCATATGCCACCGTGGAGACCAGGTGTGTGTCCTGGTGTGCTTGGATCTCTATTGACAGACTCGCTTTCTCTATGAGGAATATTGTCTTCTACTGAAAATGAACATAAATAATAAGTTCAAACAATCTACTGAAACCCAATTATAGATAAACAAGCATTATAGACAGATCTTTTTAACAAGTAACACCATAATTCAGAAGCAACTCTCTCAGAAGACAACTCTGTTTACTGAAAGATATATACAACTAACAGATTAGCTTATGTATTTGGATCTCGAGGTTTCAACAACAAGACATCCAAACCATAGTTGACATTTAAGATTTTTAATTGACTACATCCCGATGAACTGCATAGTACATCAAGGGACAAAAATCCACAAATATATCTTCAACACCTAATTTGGGATCAGAAAATCTCTTAAAATTCTGCTTATTCTCAGATTTAGAACTGAACCCATATGAATGAAGTTTTTCAAAGGAAAAGCCTTCAGGATGATTTGAATAACCACCTTTGGCATTGTCAATACTTTCTTCTCTGGAATCATCAAGTGATAAATCTTCTCTGCTACCTGAGCATTTGAGAAAACAATGATGACAATCAAAACCGTAGCACAAACCAACTAATTTGGGATCTTAATTAATCTAGATTCAGAAATCCCCAAAAGCTGATCTAACAATAAGTACCTAGTTTGTTACGCCTTGGCTGCGTATAATCAGTTGAGTTTCGACCTAATGTTCCATCTTTAGTAACCTGCGGAGCTCCACTACTCAGAACATCCCCCTTATCAATTCCCTTCAAGATACCCTATACATAAATTTGAGCAGTCAGACTTCATCCAAACAAACTAAATATCAGATTAAAATCGTTATACTAAGTAAATATATTCAAATCTCTCTGCATGTTACCAATTCCTCAGGACTGGGTGCACATAATGCGAGAGGTTCCAGAGGTTCGTCTTGTGTAAGTGAAGGAACTTGCACAATCCCATCTGAAAACTTGCTACAAGACCGCATGTCTATCACTCTATACACATCAAGCATTTTTATCCGGCTATATCGTAAAGGAGAGGACACACTTTCAGCTTTCTCTGAGAATGACCCAAATGACTGCAAATGAGGAGAGCCTTTATTCACGGGGCTCACTCCAGAGAGAGCACGACCTCTACCAAGAGAAAAAGTAGTGGTGGCCCCATCTTCACGTCCACGGCCATGAGAAAATGTAGGAACCTGTTTGTTTGGCGTCGAACCCTGATGAAGAGATTCTGCCCTTCCTCGGCCGTGAGACGTAGATCTCCATGGCCGATAGTGGTCATCCTCTCTCTCATCCTTTCCAGAAAAGGCAAGACCTTGAGACCCCTTTTCAAGATGCATCTCAGCATCTTTGCTAGGGTTGCTCCATTTCTCACGCACAGCATCACCTTCCTTCTCATCAGGCCCCCAGCGCGTGTTCCACTTGCTCTCTCGACGCTGATCGTGATTGCTTTCCCTATTTCCAGAATCAGTCCATCTTTCACCTGGAACACGTCGTCCTTCTCCATGATTTCTGCCAGAAGAGTCAGACCAGCGTTCCACCTTGCGGCCCTCACCAAGCTCCTTATCTCCCTCCCTCCAGCGGTCCCTTCGAACAGCAGAATTGGTGTCCCTTTCTTCATCACGCCAGCGGTCCCGTCGACCGGGTTCCATATCGAGCACAGATGGCCtaaaaacatctttcttcttttgattATCATTTGTATCGTCACCCATCCCTGGAAATTTTGCTAACTCAGAATGAATAGCATAACCGGGATGTGTACCGAGATGGTTGTCCTGCATTTAAACACCAAGAGATGACCAAAACATTTGTGATTTGACTCATTTATGAATTAATAATTCAACAAACCGATACCCAATTTAAGCAGAAACCCTCAACTGCTTATATCATAGCTCTAAAATACTTCTCAAAAAGGGGGAAACGGTACAGGATTTAAACAAGGAAAATCCAAAGAAATAATGAACACACCCCGGTAACTATCCCAGCCTTACTCTCCCCTGGCTTTGGCAGGAGCCACTGAGGTGAAAGTGGGATGGAATTGTTGGGTCCTTGCACATCTACATGTATCAAAACAAAGATAACTTAGCAATAAAGATATAATCTTGCATAACGACAAATACAAATTGGAATCAAAACACCCTTTTCATTATTTCTGTACTAATGTTAATAACGAAAATATAAGACGCTACACATAAACCCTTTAAGTAATTATATGAAACTTCTACCATTCATGGAAATTCCAAGGGGTCCACATTAAAAACTATTTACAGGAGCAGGGAATTTGCAAGTCTTGTAACTGATCAAAGGCGTGTAAAATAGAGAAACAGAATGATACCTTCAAGAGATAACATCCCACCTTCAACTTTGAAGTGCTCAATGAAAATTCAAAGCTTTACCAAAAAATGCAGTAGATTTATATAAATCAAATAGCAACATTAGGATACCTAACTTACACGCAGAAGTAGTCACTTCTTATCTCTCACAAATACAAAAAGATACTAGCAATTGTATGCTCTGGTTCTCCTTATTGGTAAGGCCACTTTAATCATGCCTAAATTCATTTCCCAACATTTGTTCTTCATTTCAATTAGAGCGTAATCCAACACTATTTCATATTATTACCATCAATATACCTGTACACTTGGAATCAAGATAACGGTGGTCATGATGGAAACAACATTTGAAACCAGATGAAATCCAAATGTCCAACTTAATTGAGAAACACGTAGTACCAGTATAAAGTGGCTCTCTTTATTAAGCCACATCATGTGCCATAAGAaaattaacccccccccccaatcctTGTTAACCATACAAGTTATCTTTATATTTCCCCTCATTGCACTAATGATATTCCCCAGTTTTCATCTCCAATTCACACTATCATCACTTAGCTAGCAAAAGACACGAAGACATGAGCTATGTCTAACATGGTTGTAAGCATAGCCAATGCGTGTCATAATTAAGAGGTTAGTTTTTCACATACTGCATTAAGCTTCCTCAGAGaataaaaatttgaaatttgacCCATGTAAATTAGTCAATAAACAGGTGCAGACAAATGGTCGTGACAGGCAAGCAGAGTAGTCAAAAGTGAAACGAGCCAATGTATATCGGGGCTTCAAGCACAAAGCCAAGTTAAAGCACGGGCTTCGCAAAGAAAAGTATAAATAAAGAGAAGCCAGAAAATGGAAATGTAATATAAGAAATATAACTATAGAGACAAACAATGATTATTTTGGTGAAGAAGTGCATGACTTAACACCTTGATGCCTACACTAAAGCGCCAACAGCGACGCAAATGCAAAGCACACATCTTAAGTTTCATTTAGTTTCAAGTTCTAAGCGTGCTTTAGCAAGCCTTCAACAACATTAGTTTGCAAACGGTTGCAGGAATGTTGGAAGTGACTATTGGGTGTCTAGGGCCCAATATATCCACAAGATATGTAACTGTAAAAATTTATATGTTAAGATGGATACATAGCAGCACAAGATTGGACAAGATTAGAGTCATCACGTCCAACAAAAGTTGAAAGTATCACACATAGAGAATAAGACTAGAGAAAGTAGTCTCACATGGTTTGACAAAGTTCTATGTAGATCTCCACGTGCATTGTTCTTATATGCAGCAATATGAGGATTAAAGTTGATAAAAGAGGAAGAGGCAGACCAAAAACCATAAAGaggaaattgaccaaggacctaCAATTTCACGGAATCAATGTGGACATAACTAAAAACAAAACGAAATTGAAGCAACGAACCCATATACGTGATATCTAGCTGGTTGGGTTTAAGGCTTCCTTGTTCTTCTTGCTTTATATCAGGCGTTTGCCAAAGTCTTTTCATTCTAGTAGAGACTCATATATCCGTGTTATGTGTGAGATTTAGAGGACTTTTAGCTAAAAAGTATTTTTACTACAGAAATTAATTAGACCTGAATAGAGTTGAATTGAAACAACTAATTCATATTGACTACCCAACGAATTCGGTATTGAAGCGTAATTGATTGATTTAGTTTAACGAGTGTAAATAAACAAAAGGTCAACCTAAACAACCaaccgaaaaagaaaaaaaagaacctCAACAACCAATCTCgcatttctttctttctctggAGCGGGTGAGACACGTAACAAGTCTAATGAGCATTTAAAAGAAGTATCAGGAGCATAAAGGTAATGCATCTGGACACTACAAAGCAACTAACCAAAACATACAACATCATCAAAGAATCATCATTAAAAACACTCAAACATGAGACCAGCCTGCCGATTGCTAAGCAGCATTACCAGCTACCAACATAAAGTCGATTTCTTTGAGGATAAAAGTAATGGTAGGAACAAATGTATAGGGAAAAAAGGAAATTTATCAAACTTGATAGTCATAAACTAATAAAACAAACACAGAGACAGAATCTACGTATTATCAAACAAATAAAAATCATCACTTTATAATCGAGTGATATTTTCTAtagcaaaaaaatcaaaaaactgCATTCTCTGTTCCCGAAACTCAACCAATATAAGAAAAACCCTAAACCTACAGTTGGGAAACAGTAGAACACACATAAAGGTACAATCTTTCGACACATTCATAGCGTTACACAGGGAGAAATGAAAATGAATGCTATCTATGAAAGTTTAATTTGAAGCTGAGGAAGTGCAAATTAGTAAATTAGAATTTAATTTTACCTTTGGAGATCTGGTTATGGGGAGAATCGAATTCAGTTTTGTCACCCATGGCTGATTGATCGgaaggagaaaaagagaagaagcgCTCAAAGAAAACCCTAATTTTCTGCTGCTGTGATTGACTGACTGCTCGCAAGACAGGAAGAAGAAGCTTAGGCGGGTGAATATAGGGCAAGGGTAGTGAGAGGGTAATCGAAAACCTGGGTTACGTTTAATGACGTGTCACCCTTCGGCGCAGTTTAGCCATATCCCCCCTATTATTTTCAACTAGTGTATTAGCGCGGCtatgaaaaaaattaaattatgatATAATATTAATGTCATAATTTTTATAGAAGAAAATCAATCAATactaaacaaacaaaattttcatgATTCTatcaattttgtaatttttgtaaTATCTAATGcaaaatatataaaacaaaagACTCTGTAATAAACATATAGACTAAATATTAAACAATCCATTTAAATTAATATATGTGAACATTGAGTAATAAAAGAgagaataaaacaaaagaaatagtagaaaaatagaaaaagaaatgtAACCAACCCACTATTGTTGGAATCATATTCCATAATTTTTTTCCTAGCGTTTTAATTCTAGCTTACCATAAATATTGTTCAAAGAAGTTATCGCTCCTAATTAAAAGATGATAGTGGTATTGTTTTTCCAACTATTAGAGGTTAAGGAATTAAAGTATATGAAATGTATACGGTTAATCATTTAGTTTCTAGCCATTTAAGGTAATTATGCCACATTAATATGTAATTAAATGTAAAATAATTATAAATCAAGTGTATTTACCTTCAATTTAAACAAACATATGCAAAATCAAATATAAAAGATGAGTAAAAATGCATGATCAATGATGGAAAATGACAAACAATTTAATTATAATAAAGAAGAAATTAGTTCTAGTAGAAAGATTATAAAGTGAGAATGCGCGATAGTGAATTACCAATGGTGTGTAATAATATTAGAGAAATCATCACACATCAATTGCCATCCacatttacaaaaataaaagtaTACAGATTTAGATATAAGAAGAAACAAAACTATAGCAAAATATCCCAACCTAATGTTTAATAAACTGAACTTTCAAACAACCACACCTCAATATATGTTAAATGGAATTTCATATATGAATTCTCTGTGCAAAAAAACAAATCAAGAAGAAAAGATAATAGGGAAAAAACTTAAAACAAAGAAAAGGTAATTTTTTTACCTTCCCAACGGTCAACTCTAGACAACGTGTAATATGTGTAATCAATTTTTCCTTATCTCACGTTTAGGTTGCTAAGATGAATGTGTATATTCTTCTCTGTTAAGTCTATTATCTCTTCACTCACCGAATGCAACACCAATCCAATAATATTAAGTATTTCTGCCAAACGgtctagaaaaataaaaagatataaataaaataaataaaaaataacttCTGCAAAGagcgaaaaaataaaaataaagctaAAATGAGAAGAATGGAGGGGAAATTACAACCCCCcccaaaacaaaaattaaaagaaaaaatctttaaaaaaaaaaggtgtAATAGAATGCCTCTTCAAATGTGTAGAAGCATTTCTCTTAGAAAACGGTTACGGTAGAAAAATGGTGTGATTAACCAAATTTAAAAAGTGACTTCTGATTTTTTGTAGCATACCACATAAATGAAACTAAGATGAGAATGAAGAGAAAGGACTTTGTTGACTCTCTATCAGTGAGAAGAACAAATAGTTTCTCTGCAAATTTTGAATTAAAACAGAATAAAATAGTTACGTGGAATATTAAATGGTGGTAACAACCAACCGATGTTACATTGAATTGGAAAGTTATAATACGTAAATATAGGAAAAGTTGTAACTATTGGACTTTTTATTAAATAATACTCCTAACTAAATGGAATAATAAAGGAAATTGCAAAATTTTTAGAAAATAGATAAATTACCTTCCTGGTTATAGAATGTTGTGTCATGTCATCTTTTCAAGGTcctcaattatatatatatatagagagagagagatttttgatttttttttaattacgaTGATGTCTTGTTCAACTCACGCAACCTAAGGCCGTCTCCAACCTTATCCCATTTTCTCATAATGGGGGCAATTTTTAGGGTAATGAAGCTCCAACCTTTCCCTATTTTTACCCCCAAAATGGGGGATGAATAGTGTTTCCACAAATATGGGGTACACTATTCATCTTCCCCTGGCTATTCatgtatatattattattattattttattattaactCTTTTCATTTATCTgtttatatatacctaattatgtttatgtaatatctttataatattaattttacattttaactTTGGCGTAATCATGATAAAataattttcgtgcatttattatttttatgtaaaattgtaaattaattttattataagttataattgtaaaaaaatatataatcatcTCAAAAAAATAAATGGTTTAAATATAGAATATTagatgttgctaaaattgaaaggtgcgaatataaaatattagatgttgttaaaattgaaatgtaaaaattgaaaatacattaaATGAAAATACGTTAAAATTAGAAATATATGAAAATCGAAAATACattaaattaaaatacaaaaaaaattgttgGCTGGTAAGGAAGGTATTTAATATTAGAGACTGGTACACAAACATTGAATTCCTTGCAAATATAAACAAGTTTTGCAGAAGAGGAAAATTCAGTATTCAGAAGATGTACACTCTATCAAGACCTCAGTATCCAAAGGTTGGGTGGAAAGCCTTACTATTGGGTACAAGTATCCCTAGACACAACTTTATACTATGGCTAGCTCTAAATCACAGACTTAATACTGTGGATAGATTAGCCGCATGGGGCATACAGGTCGACTTTGGATGTGTTATATGTAAGATGGGAAAAATGAAACTATGGCTCACTTGTACTTTGAATGCCAATACTCAAGGAGCATATGGGACATTTCTGCTTAATTGGATAGGAGAGAAACATCAGATTGGTTTGTGGGAAGAGGAAGTCAAATGGCTGAGTGCAAGAACAAAAAAACAATCGAGCCTATGGTAGTATTCTGGCATTTCTATTTGCAACACTAATATACCACACTTGGATAGAAAGAAACATGCGTAGATTCCAGGGAAAGGAGACTGATATGAAGAAGATGATACGAGACATTGTCCTTCAATTACACATCAAAGGACAACAgaaggaaaaatggaagaagtACTTAAAAAGAGTGAATAGCTTTCCTCTATGAAGTCTAGTCTAGTAGAGGAGCTATTAAGTCTGTAAATGTTCTTTTGATATagttattttgatgttttttttgaATCTAACTCTTTAGTCCAAAAGAGTTAGAGGTGTTGTAAATATCATTACTGGTTAAATAAAATTTGAtatttgaccaaaaaaaaaaatcataaaaattgaaACTACGGTAAATAGCATAATAACTTAGTAAGGAGATATGTCGTTTCTAGATACACCAAAATCATTATAGTATTGAGTGAATGGGGGCGAGGATTATTGTGGTTGTGACTGTGGATATTGTTGACTTCTTTTATACATTATTCGTTGTTGTTCTTGTCGCATAAATTCACGACGAGTCGGATTGACAATAGAATTCACATCCATCATTAAAACTTTATTGTGGTTGTGATCTTAATGCACCAATTCAAGATGATTTAGAAGGTCCACCTCCAACAGTAGAAATGACAGTAGATAAAATCAATGATTTCAAGAATTTTTAGCTCAACGTAGAAGAATTAAGGACAAAGAAGCTCATTTTGCACTTTGTAATGCATTAATAGATCATTTATGGGAGAATACTAGAGGTTGAAGTTGAATATTGATGTAGTATTTCGAATGGATTTTATCGTTATGTattatgtatttaattaatcttgtatcaCAATGATTACacttttatttaaattattagttaatctataataattgcttacaaattatattatttaaaattttatggaattgttttaatgaaaataaaagatggaatttATTTaatagaaattaaaaaataaaattgaaatgaaagataataatataatatagaagaaggagaagaatataaaaaaaatattcttttttggGAAAAAAATGGGGAAATGGTTGGAGTAAATTGTCCCCAAAATGGGAAAATATCCATTATGGGGACCAAAAATGAGGTAAAGATTGGAGATGCCCTAAGACCTCATGACCCAATTGCTATGGAAACATTATTCTATACCTTTGGGTGCGAGATATCTCTAGTTTTTGcccaaaatactttttttttataaTGACAGTATATGTGACACCTTGACTAATTCATTAGTATTTGCTATTTCTCGACTCTCACTGTCATAAGTATTAGGTAATTTTGTTCATCAAAATTTGAATAGAAGTATACACTAAAATTTAAATCCGAGACCTCATAGTTCTCCGCCACGATATTATACTCTTGAGTGCAACAAACATTTTTTTACTTGTCTTATCTTTTTAGCTTGTTCAAAGGACGCAAGTATAAAATTAATTTTCTAACTTTAAAATTTGCATCTTACCTTCAATGATGCTCCAATATAAAAGCAAGACATCTTCGGAATAAATATTCTTAGAATAACATATACAATTAATTTAAGATCATAAGACTTTGAAATTCttttttatattcttaaatttCGTGTTAGTGAAACTAAGTAGTGGGTCTTTAAAAACCGACTGACTTGATCGAATCATATCGTACTGAACCATTTATTAGATTTTTATTTAACAAAGTTTAAATTTCTAGTCGCACCGAATTGTTAGAGtgaatttttaattttataaaaataaataaaaaaggtaCCAAATCGTACTTTATTTCTGagaaatatattttatatattgaatttaaaataataaaatattaaatttatttcCTCGAGCCTTAAGGTGATGAAAATGGCTACAAGCCTTAATTAACACCAAAAGTATCAACTCTCAAAATCTACTTTGCTACTCTTATTGTATCTAAATTGGTTCTAAATTTTGAATAGTAAATTATAAAGTATTCGATGATTTTGAATAGTGAATTATAAGGTGTTTAATTTTCTTACTAAGTTGATTTTATAAAACAATGGTTCGAACCAAATTATTGATGCCTAAAACTAAAATATCGTATATAAAATGGTAGTGATGTACTAATAAATTTGTACGTGTTTCCTTAACAACTGCGGCCTTCTTTTAATACGTGTCATGCTCGAGTCACGTTAGTTAGAGGcctatcaattttaattttttttatatttctctTCCTTATTTTCCATTCTTAATTAAAATTTTACATTGGACGAATTTTTGTAAATCTTTTGGTTTAGTTTAACAACATGTCACCCATCGGCTCACGGTAGTCATAGCCtcatcattttctttttccttttttttcttca comes from the Nicotiana sylvestris chromosome 4, ASM39365v2, whole genome shotgun sequence genome and includes:
- the LOC104218945 gene encoding protein ESSENTIAL FOR POTEXVIRUS ACCUMULATION 1 isoform X2; amino-acid sequence: MGDKTEFDSPHNQISKDVQGPNNSIPLSPQWLLPKPGESKAGIVTGDNHLGTHPGYAIHSELAKFPGMGDDTNDNQKKKDVFRPSVLDMEPGRRDRWRDEERDTNSAVRRDRWREGDKELGEGRKVERWSDSSGRNHGEGRRVPGERWTDSGNRESNHDQRRESKWNTRWGPDEKEGDAVREKWSNPSKDAEMHLEKGSQGLAFSGKDEREDDHYRPWRSTSHGRGRAESLHQGSTPNKQVPTFSHGRGREDGATTTFSLGRGRALSGVSPVNKGSPHLQSFGSFSEKAESVSSPLRYSRIKMLDVYRVIDMRSCSKFSDGIVQVPSLTQDEPLEPLALCAPSPEELGILKGIDKGDVLSSGAPQVTKDGTLGRNSTDYTQPRRNKLGSREDLSLDDSREESIDNAKEDNIPHRESESVNRDPSTPGHTPGLHGGIWRSPSIGARSHMVANDARERPSDVRPKTSDIGWLQSQKDKNTEWERDFTDPSYAKDEGSKWQFGDTVLKRQLSAVMDKELETRKLSQSSPEDLVLLYKDPQGAIQGPFSGSDIIGWFEAGYFGIDLQVRLAAAPPDSPFSLLGDVMPHLRAKARPPPGFGAPKPNADAPGGLNLSSFTKLHAGSTEIDKVKTELNYKHSATEAENRFLESLMSGKVSHAPLDKFAQSEGIPAYAANSTGAVPPIVSESGDNLYLLAKKMSLERQRSLPKPFPLWPGRDAPSVVPNVDNVQDPLPHSKLPFMAEHVRQQPHNQNVDLMSLLQGVPDRSAGISSGVSGWSNFPVQGGLESLQERMDMHQGQSMPPQSAFGMQQQRLHPQSPPMTNLLGQAMDNTSNILATEKLLSSGVQDPQLLNLLQQQYLMQLQSQAALGGPQQLSLLDKLLMLKQQQQQQQKQEEQQLMLRQQQQLLSQVLSDPHPHQRFGEQPYGKLTTPGISAGNATVDPTRFQPSPNLFSMNTQVQHPVMEEAHASNFVLPPSISQDVTQIGSFETSSLHLPHQMFKDASSQRSWGFEEQIDDIQQKVPRMETAMIDPSSHTEIASKHPLEGAENNEPLAVTTPEIASHFPLIEQVEKSVIPPPPPAVDNDLHQKNKLESPPAAIPSEPQVERDPHNGLSVTKELKSVEPREVKKSSEKKSKKQKSTKGQASDLTKGASKLQPSKPLQSDAVIASDAKSDAQSVSVEKTTAVGPEKRDSKTEVAFADVVGEYPGQNPLSAHATVETKGETGQIPPVSQFNTQVQSGQRAWKPAPGFKPKSLLEIQEEEQRRAQAEIAITEVATSLSSLSVSTPWAGVVTNSDHKLVRDTQQDASDNSLSKNNSDVSLNQKSKNNSDVSVNQKSKKSQLHEVLADNTSAKSGERERDFPDMTFVPPSVPVNDDDNFIEAKDTKKSRKKSAKSKGAGAKVSVSTAASEVPVGSSPIDKVKSSRQVQPDKEVLPAIPSGPSLGDFVVWKGEATSPAPIPAPAWSTDSGKLSKPTSLRDILKEQEKKVSSGQQHIPVPTQKSVPNPPARVGGPSWSATGSSPAKTASPIQIHSQAGANSKNKVDDDLFWGPVDHPKQETKQSEFPQLGNQGSWGSKTTPVKGNPGGSLSRQKSVSGKPAERLLSSSPASAHSSLKGKKDALTKHSEAMDFREWCENECDRLIGTRDTSFLEFCFKQSKSEAEMLLIENLGSYDPDHEFIDKFLNYKDFLPADVFEMAFQGRNVRKVTGVDARDVTSDSVGFDQGNSSVQDGATKGGKKKGKKGKKVNLSELGFNVVSNRIMMGEIQTVED
- the LOC104218945 gene encoding protein ESSENTIAL FOR POTEXVIRUS ACCUMULATION 1 isoform X1, coding for MGDKTEFDSPHNQISKDVQGPNNSIPLSPQWLLPKPGESKAGIVTGDNHLGTHPGYAIHSELAKFPGMGDDTNDNQKKKDVFRPSVLDMEPGRRDRWRDEERDTNSAVRRDRWREGDKELGEGRKVERWSDSSGRNHGEGRRVPGERWTDSGNRESNHDQRRESKWNTRWGPDEKEGDAVREKWSNPSKDAEMHLEKGSQGLAFSGKDEREDDHYRPWRSTSHGRGRAESLHQGSTPNKQVPTFSHGRGREDGATTTFSLGRGRALSGVSPVNKGSPHLQSFGSFSEKAESVSSPLRYSRIKMLDVYRVIDMRSCSKFSDGIVQVPSLTQDEPLEPLALCAPSPEELGILKGIDKGDVLSSGAPQVTKDGTLGRNSTDYTQPRRNKLGSREDLSLDDSREESIDNAKVEDNIPHRESESVNRDPSTPGHTPGLHGGIWRSPSIGARSHMVANDARERPSDVRPKTSDIGWLQSQKDKNTEWERDFTDPSYAKDEGSKWQFGDTVLKRQLSAVMDKELETRKLSQSSPEDLVLLYKDPQGAIQGPFSGSDIIGWFEAGYFGIDLQVRLAAAPPDSPFSLLGDVMPHLRAKARPPPGFGAPKPNADAPGGLNLSSFTKLHAGSTEIDKVKTELNYKHSATEAENRFLESLMSGKVSHAPLDKFAQSEGIPAYAANSTGAVPPIVSESGDNLYLLAKKMSLERQRSLPKPFPLWPGRDAPSVVPNVDNVQDPLPHSKLPFMAEHVRQQPHNQNVDLMSLLQGVPDRSAGISSGVSGWSNFPVQGGLESLQERMDMHQGQSMPPQSAFGMQQQRLHPQSPPMTNLLGQAMDNTSNILATEKLLSSGVQDPQLLNLLQQQYLMQLQSQAALGGPQQLSLLDKLLMLKQQQQQQQKQEEQQLMLRQQQQLLSQVLSDPHPHQRFGEQPYGKLTTPGISAGNATVDPTRFQPSPNLFSMNTQVQHPVMEEAHASNFVLPPSISQDVTQIGSFETSSLHLPHQMFKDASSQRSWGFEEQIDDIQQKVPRMETAMIDPSSHTEIASKHPLEGAENNEPLAVTTPEIASHFPLIEQVEKSVIPPPPPAVDNDLHQKNKLESPPAAIPSEPQVERDPHNGLSVTKELKSVEPREVKKSSEKKSKKQKSTKGQASDLTKGASKLQPSKPLQSDAVIASDAKSDAQSVSVEKTTAVGPEKRDSKTEVAFADVVGEYPGQNPLSAHATVETKGETGQIPPVSQFNTQVQSGQRAWKPAPGFKPKSLLEIQEEEQRRAQAEIAITEVATSLSSLSVSTPWAGVVTNSDHKLVRDTQQDASDNSLSKNNSDVSLNQKSKNNSDVSVNQKSKKSQLHEVLADNTSAKSGERERDFPDMTFVPPSVPVNDDDNFIEAKDTKKSRKKSAKSKGAGAKVSVSTAASEVPVGSSPIDKVKSSRQVQPDKEVLPAIPSGPSLGDFVVWKGEATSPAPIPAPAWSTDSGKLSKPTSLRDILKEQEKKVSSGQQHIPVPTQKSVPNPPARVGGPSWSATGSSPAKTASPIQIHSQAGANSKNKVDDDLFWGPVDHPKQETKQSEFPQLGNQGSWGSKTTPVKGNPGGSLSRQKSVSGKPAERLLSSSPASAHSSLKGKKDALTKHSEAMDFREWCENECDRLIGTRDTSFLEFCFKQSKSEAEMLLIENLGSYDPDHEFIDKFLNYKDFLPADVFEMAFQGRNVRKVTGVDARDVTSDSVGFDQGNSSVQDGATKGGKKKGKKGKKVNLSELGFNVVSNRIMMGEIQTVED